One region of Mucilaginibacter gotjawali genomic DNA includes:
- a CDS encoding YebC/PmpR family DNA-binding transcriptional regulator: MGRAFEFRKERKLKRWSKMAVQFTRLGKEIVMAVKAGGGDPNTNSRLRTAIQNSKAVNMPKDRVEAAIKRAISRDEKDYEEIVYEGYAPHGVAILVETATDNINRTVANVRSYFTKYGGSLGKTGSLDFIFSRKSVFTFEPGDRDLEELEFELIDAGLEDLFVEADENGNDIAVVHAAFEDFGKMQKAMEEAGLEVKSAKLERVAQSFHEVSEEQVTDIMKLIDRLEEDDDVQAVYHNMQE, encoded by the coding sequence ATGGGAAGAGCATTTGAATTTCGTAAGGAAAGAAAACTAAAGCGCTGGAGTAAAATGGCAGTGCAATTTACCCGTTTGGGTAAGGAAATTGTAATGGCGGTAAAAGCCGGAGGCGGTGACCCGAACACCAACTCACGTTTAAGAACAGCTATACAGAACTCGAAGGCAGTAAACATGCCGAAAGACCGTGTGGAAGCGGCCATTAAACGCGCCATCAGCCGCGACGAAAAAGATTACGAAGAAATAGTATACGAAGGCTATGCGCCGCATGGCGTGGCCATATTGGTAGAAACTGCTACCGATAACATTAACCGTACAGTGGCTAACGTCCGCAGTTATTTTACCAAATATGGTGGCTCGTTGGGTAAAACCGGCTCCCTTGATTTTATTTTCAGCCGGAAGTCCGTATTTACTTTCGAACCCGGTGACCGCGACCTGGAAGAGCTGGAGTTTGAACTGATAGATGCTGGTTTGGAGGACTTATTTGTTGAGGCCGACGAAAATGGCAACGATATTGCTGTTGTACATGCAGCATTTGAAGATTTCGGCAAAATGCAAAAGGCGATGGAAGAGGCTGGCCTTGAAGTTAAATCGGCAAAGCTGGAACGGGTTGCACAATCATTCCACGAAGTTTCAGAAGAGCAGGTCACTGATATTATGAAACTGATCGACAGGTTGGAAGAAGATGATGACGTGCAGGCGGTTTATCATAATATGCAGGAGTAA
- a CDS encoding serine hydrolase yields the protein MKSSLSFFFLFILLTMAKAQSRQQQKVDSVFQQVKKYFNQKNADAIYNMAGDAFQKELSIDAFNGVATNQLFPLGEIKEATLISFVNNNVATYKLKFDAITLQLLMSLDKKGKLELFLFQQYQEPVSDKTALVPSNNPLKTSTDRKVDSVARKYIQKANTVGLCIGVIDNGAISTYGYGETIKGNSKIPNGDVFFELGSITKTFTAILLAYYVNEGKVSLRDPIRKYLPDSVAANPQLASITLQELCNHTSGLERLPDNLIPHATDPLNPYKDYTKELLYDYLKTCKVKTQPGTQYAYSNLGAGLLGSILETISQKPYEEMVKEIICKPLGMYSTGQFLNPLAMPRFVQVYNAGGMPTPPWDFDVLAPCGALRSTLNDMLLYAKANMHPGNDKLGKGIELSHHITFTKDVKIGLAWHIITVNGVDYIFHNGGTNGSSSFMAFNTAKNIAVIVLSNAVESTDELGTGILKKLVD from the coding sequence ATGAAGTCATCACTTAGTTTCTTCTTCTTATTTATTCTTTTAACTATGGCCAAAGCCCAAAGCCGCCAGCAACAAAAGGTGGATTCAGTTTTTCAGCAGGTAAAGAAGTATTTCAACCAAAAAAATGCCGATGCCATTTATAATATGGCCGGGGATGCGTTTCAAAAAGAATTGAGCATAGATGCATTTAACGGGGTAGCCACTAACCAACTGTTCCCTTTGGGCGAAATAAAAGAAGCAACGCTGATCAGCTTTGTTAATAATAATGTTGCCACTTACAAACTTAAGTTCGACGCCATTACGCTTCAATTGCTGATGAGCCTGGATAAAAAAGGTAAACTGGAGCTCTTCCTGTTTCAGCAATACCAGGAACCCGTTAGCGATAAAACCGCTTTGGTACCTTCAAACAATCCTTTAAAAACCAGTACTGACAGGAAGGTAGATTCAGTAGCCCGCAAGTATATTCAAAAAGCAAATACCGTTGGCTTATGTATCGGCGTGATTGATAATGGTGCCATCAGCACCTATGGCTATGGCGAAACGATAAAAGGCAATAGCAAAATCCCCAATGGAGATGTTTTTTTTGAGCTGGGTTCCATCACCAAAACGTTTACGGCAATATTGCTGGCGTATTACGTGAATGAAGGAAAAGTGAGTTTACGGGACCCTATCCGCAAATACCTTCCGGATTCAGTTGCCGCTAATCCGCAACTGGCATCCATAACCTTACAGGAATTATGCAACCATACTTCCGGGCTTGAACGGTTGCCGGATAACCTGATCCCGCATGCAACCGATCCTTTAAACCCATACAAGGATTATACAAAGGAACTACTTTACGACTACCTTAAAACCTGCAAAGTAAAAACCCAACCCGGAACACAATACGCCTATTCAAACCTAGGCGCGGGTTTGCTGGGCAGTATTTTAGAAACTATCAGTCAAAAACCTTACGAAGAAATGGTGAAGGAGATTATTTGCAAACCACTGGGAATGTACAGCACCGGGCAATTTTTAAACCCTTTGGCTATGCCGCGCTTTGTACAGGTATATAATGCCGGCGGCATGCCAACCCCACCCTGGGATTTTGATGTACTGGCACCCTGCGGCGCATTAAGATCAACCTTAAACGATATGTTGTTATATGCCAAAGCCAATATGCACCCGGGGAATGACAAGCTTGGAAAGGGAATTGAGTTAAGCCATCATATCACCTTTACGAAAGACGTAAAGATCGGCCTGGCCTGGCATATCATCACCGTAAATGGGGTCGACTATATTTTTCATAACGGCGGCACCAATGGCAGCAGCAGCTTTATGGCTTTTAATACTGCAAAAAACATTGCTGTGATAGTATTGTCAAATGCGGTGGAAAGCACTGATGAATTGGGGACAGGGATTTTGAAGAAGTTGGTGGATTGA
- a CDS encoding NAD-dependent epimerase/dehydratase family protein, with protein MSEKILVIGANGQIGTELVAILRGIHGADAVIASDLKSPIYNLRKNSGPYEIVNVLDKDNLHHIFEKHRPTQVYHLAAILSAVGEQKPKIAWDLNMTGLLHVLDFSVEFNVKKVFWPSSIAVFGPHSPQWDTPQYCVMDPNTVYGFSKLAGERWCEYYFNKYNLDVRSLRYPGLIGWRANPGGGTTDYAVHIFHEALKSGHYECFLSANTALPMMYMDDAIRATIMLMDAPADKVEIRSSYNLAGISFTPTQLAEEIKKHIPGFEISYSDNDPRQQIADSWPKSIDDSYAQNEWGWQLEYNLPKIVADMLLNLRELV; from the coding sequence ATGAGCGAAAAAATATTGGTAATTGGCGCTAACGGACAAATAGGCACCGAACTGGTTGCTATATTAAGGGGAATACACGGGGCAGACGCTGTAATTGCTTCAGACCTGAAAAGCCCTATCTATAACTTACGAAAAAACAGCGGCCCTTACGAGATCGTCAACGTTTTGGATAAGGATAACCTGCACCATATATTTGAAAAACACCGCCCCACCCAGGTTTACCATCTTGCAGCCATACTATCTGCCGTAGGCGAACAAAAACCAAAAATTGCCTGGGACTTAAATATGACTGGCCTGCTGCATGTACTCGATTTTTCGGTGGAATTTAACGTAAAAAAGGTTTTCTGGCCAAGTTCTATAGCCGTTTTCGGACCGCATTCACCGCAATGGGATACGCCGCAATATTGCGTAATGGACCCCAATACGGTTTACGGTTTCAGCAAACTGGCGGGTGAACGCTGGTGCGAATATTATTTTAACAAATACAACCTGGATGTGCGGAGCCTGCGTTATCCGGGGCTGATCGGCTGGCGGGCAAACCCGGGTGGCGGCACAACAGATTACGCGGTGCATATTTTTCACGAGGCGCTTAAAAGTGGTCATTATGAATGCTTTCTTTCGGCAAACACTGCATTACCTATGATGTATATGGATGATGCCATACGCGCCACCATCATGCTGATGGATGCCCCTGCTGATAAGGTGGAGATCCGCTCGTCATACAACCTGGCGGGCATCAGCTTTACGCCAACACAACTGGCCGAAGAAATAAAAAAGCACATCCCTGGTTTTGAGATCAGTTATAGTGATAACGATCCGCGCCAGCAAATTGCCGACAGCTGGCCGAAATCAATTGATGACAGCTATGCCCAAAATGAATGGGGCTGGCAACTGGAGTACAACCTGCCCAAAATAGTGGCAGATATGCTGCTGAATTTAAGGGAGCTTGTTTAA
- a CDS encoding aspartate-semialdehyde dehydrogenase, with translation MKVAVVGATGLVGTKMLQVLEERNFPVTELIPVASEKSVGKEITFKGKQYKVVSVEDAIKQKPDVALFSAGGSTSLSQAPLFAAAGTTVIDNSSAWRMDPAKKLVVPEVNANVLTAEDKIIANPNCSTIQMVVALKPLHDKYKIKRVVVSTYQSVTGTGVKAVDQLFNERKGIDGPKAYPYQIDLNVLPHIDVFTENGYTKEEMKMVNETNKIMGDDSIKVTATTVRIPVMGGHSESVNIEFLNDFDVAEVRELLAKSPGIIVVDDPANLKYPMPLDAHDKDEVFVGRIRRDESQPNTLNCWIVSDNLRKGAATNAVQIAEYLYANHLIGQAVEV, from the coding sequence ATGAAAGTCGCAGTAGTAGGTGCTACAGGATTAGTAGGCACCAAAATGTTGCAGGTTCTTGAAGAACGCAACTTCCCCGTTACAGAATTAATTCCGGTAGCTTCAGAGAAAAGTGTAGGTAAGGAAATCACTTTTAAGGGTAAGCAGTACAAGGTAGTTTCTGTTGAGGATGCGATAAAACAGAAGCCCGATGTTGCCTTATTTTCGGCAGGGGGCAGCACTTCATTGAGCCAGGCGCCGCTTTTTGCAGCAGCAGGTACAACAGTTATCGATAATTCTTCCGCATGGCGCATGGACCCTGCCAAAAAACTGGTAGTGCCCGAAGTTAATGCCAATGTATTAACCGCCGAAGACAAAATTATCGCTAACCCCAATTGCTCAACCATACAAATGGTAGTGGCTTTAAAACCATTGCACGATAAATATAAAATTAAAAGGGTAGTAGTATCAACCTATCAATCAGTAACCGGTACAGGCGTTAAAGCGGTTGACCAGTTGTTTAACGAACGTAAAGGTATTGATGGCCCTAAAGCTTACCCGTACCAGATCGACCTGAATGTATTGCCGCATATCGACGTTTTTACCGAAAACGGCTATACCAAGGAAGAAATGAAAATGGTGAATGAAACCAACAAGATCATGGGCGACGACAGCATTAAAGTAACTGCTACCACAGTGCGAATCCCGGTAATGGGTGGTCACTCCGAATCGGTAAACATTGAGTTTTTAAACGATTTTGATGTGGCTGAAGTACGCGAATTGCTTGCAAAATCGCCTGGCATTATTGTAGTGGATGATCCTGCTAACTTAAAATATCCAATGCCGCTTGACGCGCATGATAAGGACGAAGTATTTGTAGGCCGCATCCGCCGCGACGAAAGCCAGCCGAATACGCTGAACTGCTGGATCGTATCAGATAACCTGCGTAAAGGCGCTGCTACCAATGCCGTGCAGATTGCAGAGTATTTGTATGCCAATCACCTGATAGGGCAGGCGGTAGAAGTTTAG
- a CDS encoding type II toxin-antitoxin system VapC family toxin — translation MNLLFDTNILIHLAKDTSRRLLTTVINPDNQKIFISVVSISELKSIAVQNKWGIRKWNVVNAILDEAVIIEINEGLTDTYAEIDAFSQRRNPSYANYSFDKPRNMGKNDLWIASTAALLGLKLVTTDADFNHLHQIFIEVQHIKPEFL, via the coding sequence ATGAATCTATTGTTTGACACCAATATTCTAATTCATCTGGCCAAAGATACAAGCCGCAGACTGTTAACAACCGTTATCAATCCTGACAATCAAAAAATTTTCATCTCCGTTGTATCAATTTCAGAATTGAAATCCATCGCCGTACAAAATAAATGGGGCATAAGAAAATGGAACGTTGTTAATGCAATATTGGACGAGGCCGTAATTATAGAAATAAACGAAGGATTGACCGACACTTATGCCGAGATCGATGCTTTTTCTCAACGCAGAAACCCGTCATATGCAAATTATTCCTTTGATAAGCCAAGAAATATGGGCAAGAACGATCTCTGGATCGCGTCAACTGCTGCATTGCTCGGTCTGAAACTCGTAACTACAGATGCTGATTTTAATCATCTGCACCAAATATTCATTGAAGTTCAACATATCAAGCCTGAATTCTTATAA
- a CDS encoding type II toxin-antitoxin system RelE/ParE family toxin: MNKKRELFFYKDYFREFYKAQTLKVQKKILWTLGVVESLDRIPEIYFKHLENSDGIYEIRVQVGSNIFRVFCFFDDDNLVVVGHGFQKKTQKTPAGEIVKAEGIKKEYYNGKKSDKFK; encoded by the coding sequence GTGAATAAAAAACGTGAACTCTTTTTTTATAAAGATTATTTCCGGGAATTTTACAAGGCTCAAACGTTAAAGGTTCAAAAAAAAATTCTTTGGACACTAGGAGTTGTAGAAAGCCTCGACCGGATTCCGGAAATTTATTTCAAACATCTTGAAAATTCAGATGGCATTTATGAAATCAGGGTTCAAGTTGGCAGTAACATCTTTCGTGTTTTTTGTTTTTTTGACGATGACAACTTAGTTGTTGTTGGACATGGTTTCCAAAAGAAAACACAGAAAACTCCAGCCGGAGAAATTGTAAAAGCAGAGGGGATTAAAAAGGAATATTATAATGGAAAAAAATCTGACAAGTTTAAGTGA
- a CDS encoding type 1 glutamine amidotransferase domain-containing protein, which produces MATLSDRKVAILTEEGFEQIELTSPKAALEAAGATVHVISPQKGKIKAWDKTNWGIEIDVDRQLVDVSPDDYDALVLPGGVLNPDKLRQNADAIAFVAAFLEEGKPIAAICHGPQMLIETDMIYGRKLTSYPSIKTDLKNAGAEWIDEEVVVDNGLVTSRRPADLGAFNKKMIEEFAEGIHEEY; this is translated from the coding sequence ATGGCAACTTTAAGTGATCGTAAAGTAGCAATCCTTACCGAAGAAGGATTTGAACAAATAGAACTCACCAGCCCTAAAGCGGCCCTGGAGGCAGCAGGAGCTACGGTGCATGTTATATCACCCCAAAAAGGTAAAATTAAAGCCTGGGATAAAACTAACTGGGGTATTGAAATTGATGTCGACAGGCAATTAGTTGATGTAAGCCCGGATGACTATGATGCGCTGGTTTTACCGGGCGGTGTATTGAATCCCGATAAATTACGCCAAAATGCGGACGCTATTGCATTTGTTGCCGCATTTTTAGAAGAAGGCAAACCCATAGCCGCTATTTGCCACGGCCCGCAGATGCTGATTGAGACTGATATGATCTACGGTCGCAAATTAACCTCCTATCCCTCTATAAAAACCGACCTGAAAAACGCAGGCGCGGAATGGATCGATGAGGAAGTAGTGGTTGACAATGGCCTGGTTACCAGTCGCCGGCCAGCCGATCTCGGGGCCTTCAACAAAAAAATGATAGAGGAATTTGCAGAGGGGATACACGAGGAGTATTAG
- the pyrR gene encoding bifunctional pyr operon transcriptional regulator/uracil phosphoribosyltransferase PyrR, which produces MQNPTLLDGPKFQITLQRLCRQLIENHNDFSESVLIGIQPRGIYLAKRIAEELRKILHGKTILQGDLDITFYRDDFRRRESQLVPNQTKIDFIIEGKKVIMMDDVLWTGRTIRAAMDALQAFGRPEKIELLTLVDRRYSRHIPVSADYVGIEVDSIASQKVVVSWKETDGEDKITLLSDVK; this is translated from the coding sequence ATGCAAAACCCAACACTGCTCGACGGTCCCAAATTTCAAATTACATTACAGCGTTTATGTCGTCAGTTAATTGAAAATCATAACGATTTTTCAGAATCTGTGCTTATTGGCATACAGCCGAGAGGTATTTACCTGGCCAAACGCATAGCCGAAGAACTACGCAAAATACTGCATGGTAAAACTATCCTCCAGGGCGACCTTGATATTACCTTTTACCGGGATGATTTCCGCCGCCGCGAATCGCAGCTGGTGCCTAATCAAACCAAAATAGATTTTATTATCGAAGGCAAAAAAGTGATCATGATGGATGATGTGCTTTGGACCGGCCGCACTATCCGCGCCGCCATGGATGCCCTGCAGGCGTTTGGCCGACCTGAAAAAATAGAGTTACTTACGCTGGTTGACCGGCGTTATTCAAGGCATATCCCGGTTTCAGCAGATTACGTGGGTATTGAAGTAGATTCCATTGCATCGCAAAAAGTGGTAGTGAGCTGGAAAGAGACGGATGGGGAGGACAAGATTACACTTTTATCTGATGTAAAATAA
- a CDS encoding DUF2442 domain-containing protein — MPLLSTRKNDKKVKVTFGNGLLFVEKENGKQQAFPLEWFPELQKATDEEREDWTQTDKGLHFNKLNLDVSL; from the coding sequence ATGCCATTACTGAGCACACGCAAAAACGATAAGAAAGTCAAGGTAACGTTTGGCAATGGCTTGCTTTTTGTTGAAAAAGAAAATGGCAAGCAGCAGGCCTTCCCCCTGGAATGGTTCCCTGAATTGCAAAAGGCTACGGATGAAGAGCGGGAAGACTGGACACAAACGGATAAAGGCTTACATTTTAATAAGCTTAACCTGGATGTTTCATTGTAG
- a CDS encoding carboxylesterase family protein, with the protein MIRQKIYLFILFVCFVLPAVTHAQSTQPFDSGSYIAKNDTMPYRILFPLNFDPAKKYPLIFILHGAGERGNDNEAQLKYGPKLFLNDTIRSKYAAIIVYPQCPPGGFWSNVKMEDDSATRKTKFIFQVNAPPTRSMQTLMALVDEFLDKPYVDKHKVYVGGLSMGGMGTFEIIGRRPNIFAAAFAMCGGDNTLNAKKYAKKVPLWVFHGEKDSVVPYSHSESIVAAIKQEGGSPRYTLYTNDDHNCWDDAFAEPDFMPWLFSHSK; encoded by the coding sequence ATGATCAGGCAAAAAATTTACTTATTCATATTATTTGTATGCTTTGTTTTACCGGCAGTTACCCATGCGCAAAGCACTCAACCATTTGATAGCGGCTCATATATCGCCAAAAACGATACCATGCCTTACCGCATATTGTTCCCGCTTAATTTCGATCCTGCTAAAAAATACCCGTTAATATTTATACTGCACGGCGCCGGCGAGCGCGGGAACGACAATGAAGCACAGCTTAAATACGGGCCGAAACTATTTTTAAATGATACCATCAGGTCGAAATATGCTGCGATAATAGTTTACCCGCAATGTCCGCCAGGCGGCTTTTGGTCCAACGTGAAAATGGAGGATGATTCGGCAACAAGAAAGACCAAATTTATATTCCAGGTTAATGCGCCGCCAACCCGGTCAATGCAAACATTGATGGCTTTGGTTGACGAGTTTTTAGATAAGCCTTATGTAGACAAGCACAAAGTTTATGTAGGTGGATTGTCGATGGGAGGGATGGGCACATTTGAGATCATCGGCCGAAGGCCAAACATCTTTGCAGCCGCATTTGCCATGTGCGGCGGCGACAATACGCTGAATGCAAAAAAATATGCCAAAAAAGTCCCGCTTTGGGTGTTTCATGGCGAAAAGGATAGTGTTGTGCCCTATTCCCACTCAGAATCAATAGTTGCCGCAATAAAACAGGAAGGCGGCAGCCCCCGTTATACCCTTTATACGAACGACGACCATAACTGCTGGGACGACGCCTTTGCCGAGCCTGACTTTATGCCCTGGTTGTTTTCGCATAGTAAGTAA
- a CDS encoding four helix bundle protein: MTKDIKYDLEERLIDFAFIIADITEALPNTRMGNYIAGQLVRSGCSPSLNYGEAQAAESRNDFIHKMKVILKELRESMISLKIIEKRAMYDLSQTATAKNECNQLIAIFVKSIETAKKNNTK, translated from the coding sequence ATGACAAAAGACATCAAATACGACTTAGAAGAAAGACTAATTGATTTTGCGTTTATCATAGCGGATATAACTGAAGCCTTACCAAATACAAGGATGGGAAACTACATAGCAGGTCAATTAGTACGCTCGGGTTGCTCACCGTCCTTAAATTACGGGGAAGCTCAAGCCGCCGAATCAAGAAATGATTTTATTCACAAGATGAAAGTCATTTTAAAGGAATTACGAGAATCAATGATCTCATTAAAAATTATTGAAAAAAGAGCCATGTATGATTTAAGTCAAACGGCGACAGCAAAAAATGAATGCAATCAGCTGATTGCTATCTTTGTTAAAAGCATTGAAACAGCAAAAAAGAATAACACCAAATAA
- a CDS encoding LysR substrate-binding domain-containing protein — protein MKTVYAMISFSHRVFMQVAANLSFSKAAQTLFVTQPAVSKHIKALEDQYKVPLFERKGNSILLTEAGKKLNEYLLQATEIERKAEYDLSVLSSLSHAAGHLRLGASTTIALYILPSILSGFQREYANVDVQLVNRNSEYILNALLNHEVDIGIIEADNKLTTVSYKPFMSDEVIPVCSAKSPLAGRSLTLKQFVKTPLALRERGSGTLDALLRSLSALHIKPADLSVKIRLGGTEALKNFLLADQCLGFMPRPSIVRQLAEGDLVEVPIDGLKITRDFFFIRRKGTEDYGLTSNFIEYALKHILD, from the coding sequence TTGAAAACAGTATACGCTATGATCTCTTTCTCTCACCGTGTTTTTATGCAGGTTGCTGCCAATTTGAGTTTCAGCAAGGCGGCGCAAACACTTTTTGTTACGCAGCCGGCGGTAAGCAAGCATATCAAAGCGCTGGAAGATCAGTATAAAGTGCCATTATTTGAGCGGAAGGGAAATAGTATTTTGCTGACCGAAGCCGGGAAAAAATTAAACGAATACCTGTTGCAGGCTACCGAAATTGAACGTAAAGCGGAGTATGACCTGTCGGTTTTGAGCAGCCTTTCGCATGCTGCCGGGCATTTACGGCTGGGGGCCAGTACTACTATCGCGCTGTATATTTTGCCCTCTATATTATCAGGCTTTCAGCGGGAATATGCCAATGTGGATGTTCAGCTGGTGAACCGGAATTCTGAGTATATTTTAAATGCCTTGTTGAATCATGAGGTGGATATTGGCATTATCGAAGCCGATAATAAACTGACGACTGTATCCTACAAACCCTTTATGAGCGATGAGGTAATCCCGGTATGCTCCGCCAAAAGCCCGCTGGCCGGGAGGTCATTAACACTGAAACAGTTTGTAAAAACGCCGCTTGCTTTAAGGGAAAGAGGTTCAGGCACCCTGGATGCTTTGCTGCGCTCCTTATCGGCCTTGCACATTAAACCGGCTGACCTTTCGGTAAAAATAAGATTAGGCGGTACCGAAGCATTAAAGAATTTCCTTTTGGCCGATCAGTGCCTTGGCTTTATGCCCAGGCCGTCTATCGTGCGCCAGCTGGCCGAGGGCGATTTGGTGGAGGTACCGATTGATGGCTTAAAAATAACCCGCGATTTCTTTTTCATCCGCCGCAAAGGTACCGAGGATTATGGGTTGACCAGTAATTTTATTGAGTATGCATTGAAACATATTCTGGATTGA
- a CDS encoding ACT domain-containing protein, which yields MHRRSFIKRTMPGETNLNELLKTMRPTLNDGDYIFCTIPASQTIDPSQIIGSFKEKEGLTVILDKNVADNLNLNYTYIAAWITLTVHSSLEGVGFTAAFSNALAKAGIGCNVIAAYYHDHIFVAKQDAEKAMQVLEEFNS from the coding sequence ATGCATAGAAGATCCTTTATAAAAAGAACGATGCCCGGCGAAACTAACCTCAACGAATTACTAAAAACCATGCGCCCCACCCTGAATGATGGCGACTATATTTTTTGCACAATACCGGCTTCACAAACTATTGATCCTTCCCAAATCATAGGCTCATTTAAGGAAAAAGAAGGCCTGACCGTTATCCTTGATAAAAACGTCGCAGATAACTTAAACTTAAACTATACCTATATCGCTGCGTGGATAACACTAACCGTCCATTCGTCCCTGGAAGGCGTTGGATTTACGGCAGCATTCTCCAATGCACTTGCCAAAGCCGGCATAGGTTGTAATGTGATAGCTGCTTATTATCATGATCATATTTTTGTGGCGAAACAGGATGCTGAAAAGGCGATGCAGGTGCTTGAAGAGTTCAATAGTTAA
- a CDS encoding aspartate carbamoyltransferase catalytic subunit, whose amino-acid sequence MAGLSTRHLLGIKDLNAADIQLIFETADNFKTVLNRPIKKVPSLRDVTIANIFFENSTRTRLSFELAERRLSADTINFAASSSSVSKGETLIDTVNNILAMKVDMVVMRHPYAGAGIFLSKHVKAQIVNAGDGAHEHPTQALLDAFSIREKLGDVAGKKVVIVGDILHSRVALSNILCLKQLGAEVMVCGPTTLIPKYIGSLGVKVEHNLVKALNWCDVANMLRIQLERQDIKYFPSLREYTMLYGLNKQILDSLDKEIIVMHPGPINRGVEITSDVADSKQSIILDQVENGVAIRMAALFLLAGQNP is encoded by the coding sequence ATGGCAGGACTCTCAACACGACATCTCTTAGGCATCAAAGACTTAAACGCGGCAGATATTCAACTGATATTTGAAACAGCCGACAATTTTAAAACGGTTTTAAACAGGCCCATTAAGAAAGTCCCGTCGCTGCGAGATGTCACGATAGCCAATATATTTTTTGAAAACTCAACCCGTACCCGCCTGTCGTTTGAACTGGCCGAGCGGCGGTTATCTGCAGATACCATCAATTTTGCCGCTTCATCTTCGTCGGTAAGCAAAGGTGAGACTTTGATAGACACTGTAAACAATATCCTTGCCATGAAAGTGGACATGGTGGTAATGCGCCACCCGTATGCGGGCGCCGGCATCTTCCTTTCAAAACACGTGAAGGCTCAGATCGTTAACGCCGGAGACGGCGCGCACGAGCACCCAACCCAGGCATTGCTGGATGCATTTTCCATCCGCGAAAAATTAGGCGATGTGGCGGGCAAAAAAGTAGTGATCGTGGGCGATATCCTGCATTCACGGGTGGCGCTTTCTAATATATTATGCCTTAAACAGCTGGGCGCCGAGGTGATGGTTTGCGGCCCCACTACGCTGATCCCTAAATATATCGGCTCATTGGGTGTGAAGGTTGAACATAACCTGGTAAAGGCCCTTAACTGGTGCGATGTAGCCAATATGCTGCGTATACAACTGGAACGCCAGGATATTAAGTACTTTCCATCCCTGCGCGAGTACACCATGCTGTACGGATTGAACAAACAGATCCTTGACTCGCTGGACAAAGAGATCATTGTAATGCACCCGGGCCCTATCAACCGCGGCGTGGAGATCACCAGCGACGTAGCCGATAGCAAACAATCCATCATCCTTGACCAGGTAGAAAATGGGGTAGCCATACGCATGGCTGCGTTGTTTTTGCTGGCAGGGCAAAATCCATAA
- a CDS encoding helix-turn-helix domain-containing protein, whose protein sequence is MEKNLTSLSDFIDQEIGVKGTKKRAKFDEGFEAFKLGVLIQQARQERGLTQEQVADLSGTNKSYISKLEKDLKDVRFSTLQRIITEGLGGHLEISIKF, encoded by the coding sequence ATGGAAAAAAATCTGACAAGTTTAAGTGATTTTATCGACCAGGAAATTGGTGTTAAAGGCACAAAGAAAAGGGCAAAGTTTGATGAGGGCTTTGAAGCTTTTAAATTAGGCGTATTGATCCAGCAGGCGCGGCAGGAACGAGGATTGACACAAGAGCAAGTCGCTGACCTGTCAGGGACAAATAAATCTTATATTTCAAAATTAGAGAAAGATTTAAAAGACGTTCGCTTTTCCACATTGCAGCGAATTATAACTGAGGGATTAGGCGGGCATCTTGAAATCTCTATTAAATTTTAA